A stretch of the Candidatus Polarisedimenticolia bacterium genome encodes the following:
- the ligA gene encoding NAD-dependent DNA ligase LigA — MNEAARQEPAPGSRDAAARRAEELRRQIWHHRKRYYADSQPEISDAEYDLLEKELAGIEAAYPDLVTPDSPTQRVGAEVQGDLPTVRHAVPMLSLDNATSIEELREWHARLLRVLGRADVPLAAELKIDGVSVSLVYQNGSFVRGVTRGDGILGEEVTGNIRTIPPVPLRLQRPVPFLEARGEVYYPIAAFRDMNRRREESGEAPFANPRNAAAGTIRLLDPKLAAGRPLDLLVWNLTRLTGEPLPPTHSECLDGLRGLGFRVNPTTSCRSLEEVEAYYREWQEKRDMLPFEVDGCVIKVDSIALQDLAGSTARAPRWAVAFKFPPRQATTTVKGIEINVTRSGALTPVAILEPVTIGGATISRSTLHNEDELERKDVRLGDRVLIERGGDVIPRIVKVILEARPDGAQKFVMPRTCPVCGAAAPRAEGEIYGRCANVSCPARLKESIRHFAQREAMNIEGLGEALVGQLVDRGLVREVAGLYELKAPDLADLERMGKKSADNLVSEIEKSKSTPFERVLFALGIRFVGERTAALLAEAFPDIAALRAATKEELMAVFEVGPKVADAILQFFAEPQNARLVEKLGAAGVNLRAGERPAAVEGPFTGKTCVVTGTIEGWPRAAIKRLLRRQGARLSESVSKKTDLVIAGADAGSKLERARSLGVRVIEADEFLQLAGHAKEP, encoded by the coding sequence CCGCGGCGCGCCGGGCCGAGGAGTTGCGCCGCCAGATCTGGCATCACCGCAAGCGCTACTACGCGGACAGCCAGCCGGAGATCTCCGACGCGGAGTACGACCTCCTGGAAAAGGAGCTCGCAGGCATCGAGGCGGCCTACCCCGACCTGGTGACGCCCGACTCGCCGACGCAGCGCGTCGGCGCCGAGGTCCAGGGGGACCTGCCGACGGTCCGGCATGCCGTTCCGATGCTCAGCCTGGACAACGCCACGTCCATCGAGGAGCTGCGGGAGTGGCATGCACGGCTGCTGCGCGTCCTCGGCCGCGCGGACGTGCCGCTCGCGGCCGAGCTCAAGATCGACGGCGTGTCGGTGTCCCTCGTCTATCAGAACGGATCATTCGTGCGCGGGGTGACCCGCGGCGACGGGATCCTGGGCGAGGAGGTCACGGGGAACATCCGCACCATCCCGCCCGTCCCGCTGCGGCTCCAGCGGCCGGTGCCGTTCCTGGAGGCGCGCGGCGAGGTGTACTACCCGATCGCCGCCTTCCGGGACATGAACCGGCGCCGCGAGGAGTCCGGCGAGGCCCCCTTCGCCAATCCGCGCAACGCCGCGGCCGGGACGATCAGGCTCCTCGACCCGAAGCTGGCCGCCGGGCGCCCCCTGGACCTCCTGGTCTGGAACCTGACGCGCCTGACGGGGGAGCCCCTGCCGCCGACGCACTCGGAGTGCCTCGACGGCCTCCGCGGGCTCGGGTTCCGGGTCAACCCGACGACCTCCTGCCGGTCGCTCGAGGAGGTCGAGGCCTACTACCGGGAATGGCAGGAGAAGCGCGACATGCTGCCGTTCGAGGTGGACGGCTGCGTGATCAAGGTCGACTCGATCGCGCTTCAAGACCTCGCCGGCTCCACGGCGCGGGCGCCCCGCTGGGCGGTGGCGTTCAAGTTCCCGCCCCGCCAGGCGACGACGACCGTGAAGGGGATCGAGATCAACGTCACGCGCTCCGGCGCCCTCACCCCGGTGGCCATCCTCGAGCCGGTGACGATTGGCGGGGCGACGATCTCGCGCTCGACGCTGCACAACGAAGACGAGCTCGAGCGCAAGGATGTTCGCCTCGGCGACCGCGTCCTGATCGAGCGCGGAGGCGACGTCATCCCCCGCATCGTCAAGGTCATCCTGGAGGCCCGCCCGGACGGGGCGCAGAAGTTCGTCATGCCGCGGACCTGCCCGGTGTGCGGAGCGGCCGCACCGAGGGCCGAGGGGGAAATCTACGGGCGCTGCGCCAACGTGTCCTGCCCGGCCCGGCTGAAGGAGTCGATCCGGCACTTCGCGCAGCGCGAGGCGATGAACATCGAGGGGCTGGGTGAGGCGCTCGTCGGCCAGCTCGTCGACCGCGGCCTGGTCCGCGAGGTCGCCGGCCTCTATGAGCTGAAGGCGCCGGACCTCGCGGATCTGGAGCGCATGGGGAAGAAGTCGGCCGACAACCTGGTGAGCGAGATCGAGAAGAGCAAGTCGACGCCGTTCGAGCGCGTCCTGTTCGCACTGGGAATCCGCTTCGTCGGGGAGCGCACCGCGGCGCTCCTGGCCGAGGCGTTCCCCGACATCGCCGCGCTCCGGGCCGCCACGAAAGAGGAATTGATGGCGGTCTTCGAGGTCGGCCCGAAGGTCGCCGACGCCATCCTCCAGTTCTTCGCAGAGCCGCAGAACGCGCGGCTCGTCGAGAAGCTCGGCGCGGCCGGCGTCAACCTGCGCGCCGGAGAGCGGCCGGCCGCGGTCGAGGGGCCGTTCACCGGGAAGACCTGCGTCGTCACCGGCACGATCGAGGGCTGGCCGCGCGCCGCGATCAAGAGGCTCCTGAGGCGCCAGGGGGCGCGCCTGTCCGAATCGGTGTCGAAGAAGACCGACCTCGTGATCGCCGGGGCGGACGCGGGCTCGAAGCTCGAGCGTGCCCGCTCGCTGGGGGTGCGCGTCATCGAGGCAGACGAGTTCCTGCAACTGGCCGGCCACGCGAAGGAGCCCTGA